Proteins from one Poecile atricapillus isolate bPoeAtr1 chromosome 6, bPoeAtr1.hap1, whole genome shotgun sequence genomic window:
- the ECD gene encoding protein ecdysoneless homolog, whose product MNEMDRELAQTNVGKSFTKKRGASSAEAATSESAGPGSGAEDAELAPVDVDMNLVANLLESYSAQAGLAGPTSNILQSMGVNLPENTDLAGSSSRAEQ is encoded by the exons ATGAATGAGATGGACCGTGAGCTGGCACAGACCAACGTTGGGAAAAGTTTCACCAAAAAGAGAGGG GCAAGTTCTGCTGAAGCAGCCACATCTGAGAGTGCTGGCCCTGGTTCtggagctgaggatgctgagctGGCACCTGTGGATGTGGACATGAACCTGGTGGCAAACCTGCTTGAGTCCTACAGTGCCCAGGCTGGCCTGGCAGGACCCACCTCGAACATTTTACAGAGCATGGGGGTGAATTTACCTGAGAACACAGATCTCGCTGGCTCGAGCAGCCGAGCAGAGCAGTGA
- the NUDT13 gene encoding NAD(P)H pyrophosphatase NUDT13, mitochondrial isoform X1 produces MAAVYQALHRRVSSLVCRLHSTYVRKMRYLNQLKEDDSLCRQAQTSGTFYLFHNLSPFLQKAGKKYLVPQLSAAEMKGILEKFQEAEQWIEKSVLIGCSDEHRPRFALDLGALDKSVIESELQGSFTDLRKALFVVDGEDSPLLASAHSLLQWHESHQYCSKTGQPTQKNPAGSKRVCHASGVTYYPQSELLLLLWWCTCQMSPVVITLVSDGSRCLLARQPSFPPGMFTALSGFCDVGENVEEAVRREVAEEVGLEVESLRYSASQHWPFPSSSLMIACHALVGAQRAEISVDTLELEEARWFGLEEIVEGLKREPRSSKQDDGSCLPWFPPKQAIAHQLIREWVQQQTAQTA; encoded by the exons ATGGCTGCAGTGTATCAAGCACTGCACAGGAGGGTTTCCTCCCTTGTCTGCAGGTTGCACTCCACCTATGTGAGAAAAATGAG ATACTTAAATCAGCTAAAGGAAGATGACAGCCTTTGTAGACAAGCTCAGACCTCAGGAACTTTCTACCTCTTTCACAACCTCTCCCCCTTCCTGCAGAAAGCTGGGAAGAAATATTTGGTACCACAGCTCAGTGCAGCAG AGATGAAAGGGATTCTGGAGAAGTTCCAAGAGGCTGAGCAGTGGATAGAGAAGTCGGTGCTGATCGGCTGTTCGGACGAGCACAGACCGCGCTTTGCGCTGGATTTAG GAGCCTTGGATAAATCAGTCATTGAGTCAGAGCTGCAGGGATCATTTACTGACCTACGAAAAGCTCTCTTTGTAGTGGACGGGGAGGATTCTCCTTTGCTGGCTTCG GCCCACTCCCTTCTGCAGTGGCACGAGTCCCACCAGTACTGCAGCAAAACGGGGCAGCCCACTCAGAAGAACCCAGCTGGCAGCAAACGCGTCTGCCATGCCAGTGGAGTCACTTACTACCCACAG TCTGAGCTGCTTCTCTTGCTTTGGTGGTGCACGTGCCAGATGTCTCCAGTGGTCATCACCCTGGTGTCCGACGGGAGCCGCTGCCTCCTCGCCCGACAGCCCTCGTTTCCCCCGGGGATGTTCACGGCTCTGTCAGGCTTCTGTGACGTGG GTGAAAACGTGGAGGAGGCAGTGCGGCGAGAGGTGGCCGAAGAGGTGGGGCTGGAGGTGGAGTCGCTCCGCTACTCGGCTTCCCAGCACTggcccttccccagcagctccttaaTGATAGCCTGCCACGCCCTGGTGGGAGCCCAGCGGGCTGAG ATCAGTGTGGACACCCTGGAACTGGAGGAAGCCCGTTGGTTTGGCCTGGAGGAGATTGTGGAGGGTCTCAAGAGAGAGCCCAGATCTTCAAAGCAGGACGATGGTAGTTGTTTACCCTGGTTCCCTCCCAAACAGGCCATTGCTCACCAGCTGATCCGGGAGTGGGTTCAGCAGCAGACTGCCCAGACAGCTTAG
- the NUDT13 gene encoding NAD(P)H pyrophosphatase NUDT13, mitochondrial isoform X2, producing MAAVYQALHRRVSSLVCRLHSTYVRKMRYLNQLKEDDSLCRQAQTSGTFYLFHNLSPFLQKAGKKYLVPQLSAAEMKGILEKFQEAEQWIEKSVLIGCSDEHRPRFALDLGALDKSVIESELQGSFTDLRKALFVVDGEDSPLLASAHSLLQWHESHQYCSKTGQPTQKNPAGSKRVCHASGVTYYPQMSPVVITLVSDGSRCLLARQPSFPPGMFTALSGFCDVGENVEEAVRREVAEEVGLEVESLRYSASQHWPFPSSSLMIACHALVGAQRAEISVDTLELEEARWFGLEEIVEGLKREPRSSKQDDGSCLPWFPPKQAIAHQLIREWVQQQTAQTA from the exons ATGGCTGCAGTGTATCAAGCACTGCACAGGAGGGTTTCCTCCCTTGTCTGCAGGTTGCACTCCACCTATGTGAGAAAAATGAG ATACTTAAATCAGCTAAAGGAAGATGACAGCCTTTGTAGACAAGCTCAGACCTCAGGAACTTTCTACCTCTTTCACAACCTCTCCCCCTTCCTGCAGAAAGCTGGGAAGAAATATTTGGTACCACAGCTCAGTGCAGCAG AGATGAAAGGGATTCTGGAGAAGTTCCAAGAGGCTGAGCAGTGGATAGAGAAGTCGGTGCTGATCGGCTGTTCGGACGAGCACAGACCGCGCTTTGCGCTGGATTTAG GAGCCTTGGATAAATCAGTCATTGAGTCAGAGCTGCAGGGATCATTTACTGACCTACGAAAAGCTCTCTTTGTAGTGGACGGGGAGGATTCTCCTTTGCTGGCTTCG GCCCACTCCCTTCTGCAGTGGCACGAGTCCCACCAGTACTGCAGCAAAACGGGGCAGCCCACTCAGAAGAACCCAGCTGGCAGCAAACGCGTCTGCCATGCCAGTGGAGTCACTTACTACCCACAG ATGTCTCCAGTGGTCATCACCCTGGTGTCCGACGGGAGCCGCTGCCTCCTCGCCCGACAGCCCTCGTTTCCCCCGGGGATGTTCACGGCTCTGTCAGGCTTCTGTGACGTGG GTGAAAACGTGGAGGAGGCAGTGCGGCGAGAGGTGGCCGAAGAGGTGGGGCTGGAGGTGGAGTCGCTCCGCTACTCGGCTTCCCAGCACTggcccttccccagcagctccttaaTGATAGCCTGCCACGCCCTGGTGGGAGCCCAGCGGGCTGAG ATCAGTGTGGACACCCTGGAACTGGAGGAAGCCCGTTGGTTTGGCCTGGAGGAGATTGTGGAGGGTCTCAAGAGAGAGCCCAGATCTTCAAAGCAGGACGATGGTAGTTGTTTACCCTGGTTCCCTCCCAAACAGGCCATTGCTCACCAGCTGATCCGGGAGTGGGTTCAGCAGCAGACTGCCCAGACAGCTTAG
- the NUDT13 gene encoding NAD(P)H pyrophosphatase NUDT13, mitochondrial isoform X3, producing the protein MAAVYQALHRRVSSLVCRLHSTYVRKMRYLNQLKEDDSLCRQAQTSGTFYLFHNLSPFLQKAGKKYLVPQLSAAEMKGILEKFQEAEQWIEKSVLIGCSDEHRPRFALDLGALDKSVIESELQGSFTDLRKALFVVDGEDSPLLASAHSLLQWHESHQYCSKTGQPTQKNPAGSKRVCHASGVTYYPQSELLLLLWWCTCQMSPVVITLVSDGSRCLLARQPSFPPGMFTALSGFCDVDGAKSVSGACVYQRLVNLMEHPASKCFLVGTAGAPACGNEPCLRFPGHGWLP; encoded by the exons ATGGCTGCAGTGTATCAAGCACTGCACAGGAGGGTTTCCTCCCTTGTCTGCAGGTTGCACTCCACCTATGTGAGAAAAATGAG ATACTTAAATCAGCTAAAGGAAGATGACAGCCTTTGTAGACAAGCTCAGACCTCAGGAACTTTCTACCTCTTTCACAACCTCTCCCCCTTCCTGCAGAAAGCTGGGAAGAAATATTTGGTACCACAGCTCAGTGCAGCAG AGATGAAAGGGATTCTGGAGAAGTTCCAAGAGGCTGAGCAGTGGATAGAGAAGTCGGTGCTGATCGGCTGTTCGGACGAGCACAGACCGCGCTTTGCGCTGGATTTAG GAGCCTTGGATAAATCAGTCATTGAGTCAGAGCTGCAGGGATCATTTACTGACCTACGAAAAGCTCTCTTTGTAGTGGACGGGGAGGATTCTCCTTTGCTGGCTTCG GCCCACTCCCTTCTGCAGTGGCACGAGTCCCACCAGTACTGCAGCAAAACGGGGCAGCCCACTCAGAAGAACCCAGCTGGCAGCAAACGCGTCTGCCATGCCAGTGGAGTCACTTACTACCCACAG TCTGAGCTGCTTCTCTTGCTTTGGTGGTGCACGTGCCAGATGTCTCCAGTGGTCATCACCCTGGTGTCCGACGGGAGCCGCTGCCTCCTCGCCCGACAGCCCTCGTTTCCCCCGGGGATGTTCACGGCTCTGTCAGGCTTCTGTGACGTGG ATGGGGCCAAAAGTGTCTCTGGTGCCTGTGTTTATCAGAGGTTGGTGAATTTAATGGAGCATCCCGCCAGCAAGTGTTTCCTGGTcggcacagctggagctcctgCGTGTGGGAATGAGCCTTGTCTGCGTTTTCCTGGCCACGGTTGGCTGCCCTGA
- the NUDT13 gene encoding NAD(P)H pyrophosphatase NUDT13, mitochondrial isoform X4 → MAAVYQALHRRVSSLVCRLHSTYVRKMRYLNQLKEDDSLCRQAQTSGTFYLFHNLSPFLQKAGKKYLVPQLSAAEMKGILEKFQEAEQWIEKSVLIGCSDEHRPRFALDLGALDKSVIESELQGSFTDLRKALFVVDGEDSPLLASAHSLLQWHESHQYCSKTGQPTQKNPAGSKRVCHASGVTYYPQMSPVVITLVSDGSRCLLARQPSFPPGMFTALSGFCDVDGAKSVSGACVYQRLVNLMEHPASKCFLVGTAGAPACGNEPCLRFPGHGWLP, encoded by the exons ATGGCTGCAGTGTATCAAGCACTGCACAGGAGGGTTTCCTCCCTTGTCTGCAGGTTGCACTCCACCTATGTGAGAAAAATGAG ATACTTAAATCAGCTAAAGGAAGATGACAGCCTTTGTAGACAAGCTCAGACCTCAGGAACTTTCTACCTCTTTCACAACCTCTCCCCCTTCCTGCAGAAAGCTGGGAAGAAATATTTGGTACCACAGCTCAGTGCAGCAG AGATGAAAGGGATTCTGGAGAAGTTCCAAGAGGCTGAGCAGTGGATAGAGAAGTCGGTGCTGATCGGCTGTTCGGACGAGCACAGACCGCGCTTTGCGCTGGATTTAG GAGCCTTGGATAAATCAGTCATTGAGTCAGAGCTGCAGGGATCATTTACTGACCTACGAAAAGCTCTCTTTGTAGTGGACGGGGAGGATTCTCCTTTGCTGGCTTCG GCCCACTCCCTTCTGCAGTGGCACGAGTCCCACCAGTACTGCAGCAAAACGGGGCAGCCCACTCAGAAGAACCCAGCTGGCAGCAAACGCGTCTGCCATGCCAGTGGAGTCACTTACTACCCACAG ATGTCTCCAGTGGTCATCACCCTGGTGTCCGACGGGAGCCGCTGCCTCCTCGCCCGACAGCCCTCGTTTCCCCCGGGGATGTTCACGGCTCTGTCAGGCTTCTGTGACGTGG ATGGGGCCAAAAGTGTCTCTGGTGCCTGTGTTTATCAGAGGTTGGTGAATTTAATGGAGCATCCCGCCAGCAAGTGTTTCCTGGTcggcacagctggagctcctgCGTGTGGGAATGAGCCTTGTCTGCGTTTTCCTGGCCACGGTTGGCTGCCCTGA